In Mycolicibacter virginiensis, the DNA window GCGTCGCTGAGCCACCTGCTGCCGATGCTGCAGTGCATGGGAGTGGCGGTCCTCGAAGAGCGGCCGTTCACCGTCACCCGCGCCGACGGCCTGCAGGTGTGGATCTACAAGTTCAAGGTGTCCGCACACCCCACCATCGAGATCCCGGCGAGCGGCGCCGAGCGCGTCGACGCCGAACAACGATTCGCCGACGGCGTCACCGCGATCTGGGAGGGCCGCGTCGAGCCCGACCGATTCAACGAGCTGGTGCTGCGCGCCGGACTGAACTGGCAACAGGTGGTGGTGCTGCGCGGCTACGCCAAATACCTGCGCCAGGCCCGATTCCCCTACAGCGAGAACCACATCGCCTCGGTGCTCAACGACTATCCGAGCATCGCGCGGGCCCTGGTGGCACTGTTCGAGGCGCTCTTCGATCCGTCGCGCACGCAGCGCAACCGGGACGCGCAGGCGGCCGCCGCTGAGGTCGCGGCGGGCATCGACGCGGTGGTGAGCCTGGACACCGACCGGGTGCTGCGTGCGTTCGCCTCCCTGATTCAAGCCACCCTGCGCACCAATTACTTTGTCACCCGCGACGATTCGGCTCGCGCACGTAACGTGCTGGCGCTCAAGCTGGATGCCGGCCTGATCGACGAGTTGCCGCTGCCCCGGCCGAAGTTCGAGATCTTCGTCTACTCACCCCGGGTCGAGGGCGTGCACCTGCGGTTCGGTTTCGTCTCGCGCGGCGGGCTGCGCTGGTCGGACCGCCGCGAGGACTACCGCACCGAGATCCTCGGGCTGGTCAAGGCCCAAGAGGTCAAGAACGCCGTCATCGTCCCGACAGGGGCCAAAGGCGGGTTCGTGGTCAAACACCCGCCGACCCCCACCGGTAACCCGGTAGCCGACCGGGAGGCGGCCCGCGACGAAGGGATCGCCTGCTACACGCTGTTCATCTCTGGGCTGCTCGACGTCACTGACAACGTCGACCACGCCACCGGCGCGGTCAGCGCGCCGCCGCAGGTCGTGCGCCGCGACGGCGACGACGCGTACCTGGTGGTGGCCGCCGACAAGGGAACCGCCAGCTTCTCCGACATCGCCAACGGCGTGGCGCAGTCCTACGGCTACTGGCTGGGTGACGCGTTCGCGTCCGGCGGGTCGGTCGGCTACGACCACAAGGAGATGGGCATCACCGCCAAGGGTGCCTGGGAGTCGGTCAAGCGGCACTTCCGGGAGATGGGCATCGATACCCAGACCCAGGATTTCAGCGTCGTCGGGGTCGGAGACATGAGCGGCGACGTGTTCGGCAACGGCATGCTGCGCAGCGAACACATCCGGCTGCTGGCAGCTTTCGACCATCGGCACATCTTCCTCGATCCCGACCCCGATCCCGCCCGGTCCTTCGCGGAGCGTCAGCGGATGTTCGACCTGCCCCGATCAAGTTGGGACGACTACGACAAGTCGCTGATCAGCGCTGGAGGCGGCGTCTACGCACGGGACCTGAAGTCGGTGCCGGTCAGTCCGCAGGTCGCCGCCGTGCTGGGCCTCGATGAGGACGTCACCGAGCTCACCCCGCCGGTGCTGATCCGGGCGATCCTGCGGGCGCCCGTGGACCTGCTGTTCAACGGCGGCATCGGCACCTACGTCAAAGCCGAATCCGAATCCGACGCCGAAGTGGGCGACCGTGCCAACGATCAGGTCCGGGTCAATGGAAACCAGGTGCGCGCCAAGGTGATCGGCGAAGGCGGAAACCTCGGCGTCACGCCGCTGGGCCGTGTCGAGTTCGACCTTGCCGGGGGCCGTATCAACACCGATGCCCTGGACAACTCCGCCGGCGTCGACTGCTCCGACCACGAGGTCAACATCAAGATCCTGATTGACGCCCTGGTGACCGTCGGCAAGGTCGACGCCGCCGACCGGCCGGAGTTGCTGGCGTCGATGACCGACGAAGTCAGCGCACTGGTCTTGGCGGACAACACCGCCCAGAACGATCTGATGGGCACCAGCCGGGCCAACGCCGCGAGCCTGCTGCCGGTGCACGCCGACCAGATCCGCCACCTGGTGGCCGACCGCGGGCTCAACCGTGCCCTGGAGGCGCTGCCCTCGGAGAAGGAGATCGCCCGGCGCGCCGAGGCCGGACTGGGTCTGGCCTCACCGGAATTGGCCACCCTGATGGCACACGTCAAGCTGACGCTGAAAGCGGCGGTGCTGGCCACCGACCTACCCGAACAGGATGTGTTCGCCGCCCGGCTGCCGCAGTACTTCCCGCAGGTACTGCAACAGCGCTTCGGCCCCGAGATCCGCCAGCATCAACTGCGCCGCGAAATCGTCACCACCATGCTGATCAACGACGTGGTGGACACCGCGGGCATCACCTACGCCTTCCGGATCACCGAGGACGCGGGCGTCGAGCTGATCGACGCGGTGCGCGCCTATGTCGCGACCGATGCCATCTTCGGGGTCGGCGACCTGTGGCACCGGATCCGCGCTGCCGGTGAGCAGGACGGTCTGCCGGTCGCGGTGACCGACCGGATGACGCTGGACCTGCGGCGGCTCATCGACCGGGCCGGCCGGTGGCTGCTCAACTACCGCCCCCAGCCGCTGGCGGTGGGCGCCGAGATCAATCGGTTCGCCGAGCAGGTCGCCGCGCTGTCACCGCGGATGTCGGAATGGCTGCGCGGCGACGACGCCGACATCGTCGCCAAACACATCGGCGAGTTCGAGGCGCAGGGCGTGCCGCACGGCCTGGCTTCCGACGTCGCCCTGGGCCTCTACCGTTACAGCCTGCTCGACATCATCGACGTCGCCGACATCACCGAACGCGACGCCGACGAGGTCGCCGACACCTACTTCGCGCTGATGGATCGGTTGGGCACCGACGGGCTGCTGACCGCGGTCGCCCAGCTCCCGCGCGACGACCGCTGGCATGCCTTGGCGCGGTTGGCGATCCGTGACGACATCTACAATTCGGTGCGGTCGCTGTGCCTGGACGTGCTGGCGGTCGGAGAACCGGACGAGGACGGGATGCAGAAAATCACCGAATGGGAGTCGACCAACGCCTCACGCGTGGAGCGGGCGCGGCGCACGCTGACCCAGATCTACGAATCCGACCAACGGGATCTGGCGACCCTGTCGGTGGCGGCGCGGCAGATCCGCAGCATGACGCGCGGCGCGGCGTCATGAGTCCGGCAGCAGAATCCACCGGAGAGCCGGTGGGCTTTGTGGCAGCGGTTCCGGTGCGCTGGTCGGACATCGACATGTACCAGCACGTGAACCACGCGACCATGGTCACGATGCTCGAAGAGGCGCGAGTGCCCTTCCTGTCGCCGGCGTTCGCAGTCGACATCACTAGCGTCGGCCTGCTGATCGCCGAGGTCAAAGTCGCCTACAAGGGACAACTGCGGCTGACCGACTCACCGTTGCAGGTGACGATGTGGGTGTCTCGGCTGCGCACGGTGGACTTCACCATCGGCTACGAGGTGCGCTCGGTGCACGCGGCCCCGGATTCACGGCCTGCCGTGATCGCTGAGACGCAGTTGGCCACGTTCAGCATCGACGAGCAGAAGCTGGTGCGGCTGTCCGCGGACCATCGCGCCTACCTGGAGAAATTCATTCGCTGAGCGCCTGACGCTCCTGATCAGCCCTCGGTGAGCATGGCGTCGAGTAGTCGCTGAATGACGAGGCTCACGTCGGCGCGCGTCTGCTCGGGGTCGTCGGCTGTCGCGATCACCATCGCTGCTTCGTCGAGCGCGCCGATCAACACGTGGGCGAGCGCGCGGACCGGCTGGTGCGAGAGTTGTCCGGCCCTCATCGCTTCGCTGAGCAGCTGCTCGGTCATGCCCAGGCTGTAGCGCTGGGCCACGTCGCGAAAGCCGTCCCAACCCAGGACGTTGGGGGCATCGAGCAGGACGAGCTGGCGCACCTCGGGATCCTCGGCGACCACCAGCCAGTTTTCCGCGGCCGCCCGTAGCGCGGCGGCGGGGGTGGTTGCCGCGGAGGCGGCCACCGCTTCGCCGAGTCGCGCCATCACGTCGGCTTCCACGGACTCCACGACAGCCAAAAAAAGCGCTGCCTTGTCCGGGAATTGGTGGTACATCGCGCCCCGGGTCACGCCGGCGGCCTCCGCGATCTCGGGGGTCCCCACGGCCGCGTAGCCACGCGCACCCCACAGTCTGCGGGCCGCGCTCATCAGGGCAGCACGGGTGGCGGCGGAACGCTCGGCTTGCGTCCGACGCTTGATTTCCGTACAGGCTGTCGGTAAGTTATCGGCAGGTTGCACGTAACTATGTTAGGAGCTTCCAATGCCCACCGTTGACATTGACGCCGGAACAATCCACTACGACACCGCGGGCCCGCAGGATGGCCGCCCGGTGCTGTTCGTCCACGGCTACGCCATGGGTGCCTCGCTATGGGGGCCACTGAGCGCCCGCCTGGCAGCGCGAGGTCTCCGCTGCATCGCCCCGAATTGGCCGCTCGGCGCGCATCCGACGGCGTTGCGGTCCGGCGCTGACAGAACCCTGCCCGGGATCGCCGCCATGGTCGACGCATTCATGGGCGCACTCGGCCTCGAGGACGTGGTGTTGGTCGGCAATGACACCGGAGGCCTGATCAGCCAGCTGGTCGCGGTCAACCACCCGGACCGGCTGGGGGCGCTGGTGCTGACCAGTTGCGATGCCTTCGAGCATTTCCCGCCGCCCATCATCAATCCGTTCATTGTGGCTGCGAAGACCGCCATCACCTTCCGTGTTGCGCTACAACCGATGCGGCTGCGCGCGGTTCGTCATTACGCCTACGGAAAGCTGGCGCACCGCGATATCCATGACCTGGTGCGTGAGTGGGTCAGGCCCGCGCTGCGGGATGCCGGCGTCGCCGAGGACCTCCGCCTGCTCACCAAGTCGCTCAACCAGCAGACCTCCCTGGATGCGGGGTCGCGACTTCACGCGTTCACCAAGCCGGCTCTGGTCACCTGGTCCGCCGACGATCTGTTCTTTCCCGTCGAGGACGGTAGGGGTCTCGCAAGTACGCTGACCAACTCCCGCTTCGAACTCATCGACGGCGCGCGCACCTACTCGATGATCGATCAGCCGGACCGGCTGGCAGATCTGGTCGCCGAATTCGCCGGTGCCGCAACCGCTCGGCGGTGACCTGACTTCCCGATCAGACCAACCACGCGGCGGCGTTGGGCGGCAAGAGTCCCTCGGCAACTGGGGTGCTGGACAGAATCAACCGGCCCTCCGGCAGGTCCGCCGGGCTGTTCCCGGCGTTGAGCACACACACCAGTCCAGCGCGCCGAAAGACCAGCAGCCCCGCCGGTGCGTCCAGCCAATCGATCGGCGATCCCGCGAGCTCGTTTCGGCTCCTGCGAATTTCGAGGGCCTGCCGGTACAGCGACAGCGTCGAGCTGCGGTCGCTGCGTTGTCCCTCGACAGTCAGGTGTGCCCAGTCCGGCG includes these proteins:
- a CDS encoding NAD-glutamate dehydrogenase, whose translation is MTKSTKEATAWTTFPDPSEPQGIPAWVSTAYVETYRGSHSDSLVDDEPSGGTDPASRAAATAVVTPALLAAHARLAQDRRAGETRVAVYPADDPAGFGPALQVVTEHGGMLMDSVAVLLHRLGVAYVGIMTPVFTVQRDAAGELRSVEPRSADGSAGAEAWIHVQLSPTVNRNTLAETERLLPDVMADVRQVAIDSAAMREALNELAADVEANAQGHYTAPDRHDVAALLQWLADGRFVLLGYQSGVVRDGQVHIEDAARLGVLRLRKSLRPRLTGNNLLTLAQATVPSYMRFSSHTYVVVIREDTGDSIVAHRFVGLFTAGAMNADVFEIPVISHTVRHALALAEQEPGHPGQLLLDIIQTVPRSELFAIDAQQLLNMAMAVSDLGARRGTLLFLRGDRTGRFVSCLVYLPRDRYTTPVRLHMEDILIQEFGGVGLEYSARVSEAPWALLHFMVRMSDDPDARPVDTGEANRVRIQALLAEATRTWGDRLLETAAQDSIDAEVAEHYAVAFDEIYKQAVTPAEAVGDIAIIERLTADSVKLVFSDYGEVTGSQLAWFLGGHGASLSHLLPMLQCMGVAVLEERPFTVTRADGLQVWIYKFKVSAHPTIEIPASGAERVDAEQRFADGVTAIWEGRVEPDRFNELVLRAGLNWQQVVVLRGYAKYLRQARFPYSENHIASVLNDYPSIARALVALFEALFDPSRTQRNRDAQAAAAEVAAGIDAVVSLDTDRVLRAFASLIQATLRTNYFVTRDDSARARNVLALKLDAGLIDELPLPRPKFEIFVYSPRVEGVHLRFGFVSRGGLRWSDRREDYRTEILGLVKAQEVKNAVIVPTGAKGGFVVKHPPTPTGNPVADREAARDEGIACYTLFISGLLDVTDNVDHATGAVSAPPQVVRRDGDDAYLVVAADKGTASFSDIANGVAQSYGYWLGDAFASGGSVGYDHKEMGITAKGAWESVKRHFREMGIDTQTQDFSVVGVGDMSGDVFGNGMLRSEHIRLLAAFDHRHIFLDPDPDPARSFAERQRMFDLPRSSWDDYDKSLISAGGGVYARDLKSVPVSPQVAAVLGLDEDVTELTPPVLIRAILRAPVDLLFNGGIGTYVKAESESDAEVGDRANDQVRVNGNQVRAKVIGEGGNLGVTPLGRVEFDLAGGRINTDALDNSAGVDCSDHEVNIKILIDALVTVGKVDAADRPELLASMTDEVSALVLADNTAQNDLMGTSRANAASLLPVHADQIRHLVADRGLNRALEALPSEKEIARRAEAGLGLASPELATLMAHVKLTLKAAVLATDLPEQDVFAARLPQYFPQVLQQRFGPEIRQHQLRREIVTTMLINDVVDTAGITYAFRITEDAGVELIDAVRAYVATDAIFGVGDLWHRIRAAGEQDGLPVAVTDRMTLDLRRLIDRAGRWLLNYRPQPLAVGAEINRFAEQVAALSPRMSEWLRGDDADIVAKHIGEFEAQGVPHGLASDVALGLYRYSLLDIIDVADITERDADEVADTYFALMDRLGTDGLLTAVAQLPRDDRWHALARLAIRDDIYNSVRSLCLDVLAVGEPDEDGMQKITEWESTNASRVERARRTLTQIYESDQRDLATLSVAARQIRSMTRGAAS
- a CDS encoding acyl-CoA thioesterase, encoding MSPAAESTGEPVGFVAAVPVRWSDIDMYQHVNHATMVTMLEEARVPFLSPAFAVDITSVGLLIAEVKVAYKGQLRLTDSPLQVTMWVSRLRTVDFTIGYEVRSVHAAPDSRPAVIAETQLATFSIDEQKLVRLSADHRAYLEKFIR
- a CDS encoding TetR/AcrR family transcriptional regulator, which codes for MSAARRLWGARGYAAVGTPEIAEAAGVTRGAMYHQFPDKAALFLAVVESVEADVMARLGEAVAASAATTPAAALRAAAENWLVVAEDPEVRQLVLLDAPNVLGWDGFRDVAQRYSLGMTEQLLSEAMRAGQLSHQPVRALAHVLIGALDEAAMVIATADDPEQTRADVSLVIQRLLDAMLTEG
- a CDS encoding alpha/beta fold hydrolase → MPTVDIDAGTIHYDTAGPQDGRPVLFVHGYAMGASLWGPLSARLAARGLRCIAPNWPLGAHPTALRSGADRTLPGIAAMVDAFMGALGLEDVVLVGNDTGGLISQLVAVNHPDRLGALVLTSCDAFEHFPPPIINPFIVAAKTAITFRVALQPMRLRAVRHYAYGKLAHRDIHDLVREWVRPALRDAGVAEDLRLLTKSLNQQTSLDAGSRLHAFTKPALVTWSADDLFFPVEDGRGLASTLTNSRFELIDGARTYSMIDQPDRLADLVAEFAGAATARR